Genomic DNA from Hordeum vulgare subsp. vulgare chromosome 2H, MorexV3_pseudomolecules_assembly, whole genome shotgun sequence:
tattatgtaatgatttttttttctgaaaatcagCCACTGAAGAAGAAAGGAAACCTCAATGGAGAGATGAGGAGGGGGCAATCCAGGAAAGGAAGCTCACAGGTATAAAATTGTGTTTTTTCTTATTATGCAGAATGCCCGTATGTTGCTATGAAACTAATTTAAGAAATCATGTATAGATTCatgcccacacaaaaaatgaCTTGGCGTTTAAGGAACATGGCAACTTAGAAAAAGTAAGACTGCAAAAATAACCATAAGACATATTATGCAAATCCAAGATAGTAGAAATTGCGGAGAGATTGCCCAACCAGTTATGGAGTTACTTTTGTGGAGGAGaggagatggcatggcagaaggtcCATCGCCGCCACCAACTCAAATATTCATGGGAGTATAAAGATACAGATAAAATAGGGCAGTCGATATACTAAATCAAGATTAAAACTTGAACAACCAAGAAGTGTCTAGTCCATAACAATTTAAATTGAGAAGTATAATACCAACACGTGAATGGCCACTGACCAAACAACACTATTGTAGCCTCCTACTGGGCAATCCAAGGATAGGTTTCACTCAGTCAAAGCTAAAGTTACAAACAACAATACTAACAAAATAGCCCGCTGTCAGTTATAGAAGTCATCTTATTGAAAGATTTCCCACTTCTCCAAAAACTTCCTAGGTACAAATATACCCCCAACAATTAGTTCAGCTTCCCAGCAAATTTCGAACAAACTACAGAAGAAGCATCATACCTTACCTTAGAAGCACGGATAATCCCAGCATCAGTCCAAGGTCCTTTATCTTGGAGCAAGCACCCTCCAGTTGCAGAGCAAGTACATGTTCCACCCAAAAATTCAGGTAAATTGCTGCAGGAAAGAGCAAACAGTCATTCTCCTAACAATGTAAAAGTAGCTTATAACTTGATGCACTTTACCTTGGCTCAACAGCTTCTAGTACGGTGCTAAGGTAATTGGTCCCCAAAACCTTAGAAGTAGCATGTGAGTAAACAAAGTATTCGGTGATTCAATCTTTTGTCCAATAACAATAACTGGCACTTAAGGAAATAAAACACTACCTGAATCTTTTTTAAAGTTCTTGCCTCCATAAATGCTTTTAGTACTTTCCACAATGCTCTAAATCCAGAACCAGCGTTGATTATGTAAAGTTGATGTAATGTCTGTATCATAAATCAAGGCCATATGAATATATTGTAGAAACTGTTTTCTGCTGAGATTGGAAGCAAGAAATCTTACGAAGCTCCATAATTCCCCAGCAAGAAATTCCTAGGTGCTAATAAGTGAAAGCGGAACTTAAAGGAAAATAGAATAAAATAGAAAGTCATTCTAACAGACTCTCAGGGTAACGTATTAGCTATCTGCgacataaaataaataaataaagggaaATAAAAATCTAGACTATTGGATTAGACCATAATTTAAATAGCGCGCTATGTCGGCATTATAGAGTTTGGAGGGGCCTCACGCTAAACGCATCGTGCACAACTTGCGTCATTTAGCACACTATAGAGCCAATTTAGCTGCAAAAGAAGAATACCATAGCCTGCTATTTAAAACTATGGATTAGACATAGCAGGGATGAAGCTACCTATGTCTGAAATATTCTTTAGAAAACTTAACCTTTATGCTCATGATGGTACTGGTTGCCTAAATTTGAATTTGCTACATTTCATACAATGGCAAATAGTCTAGCTCTTATTATTTTACTCTATATTCAAGCTCTTGTTATCAAATAAGTTCCTTATCATCCCCAAACGGGAAACACATGAAAAGTAACTAGGAGCTTAGGTctaatggtacgattgaaaagtacaaggttaggcttgtggccaagggttaTTCCCAGAAAGAAGGTGAAGATTTCTTCTATACTTACTCACCTATGGCTAGACGGACCACCATTCGAGTGTTAGTCTTGGTGACGGCCTCGGATGGTCTTCTCGCCCATCAAATGGAGGTCAGGAAGGAAGGAAATGTGTGCAAGTTGTTGAAatttttgtatgttttgaaacaagcgcctaagcaatggcatgagaagtttacatTTGTTGGCTTTGTTGTTAAtgcagctgacaaatgtgtattctATCGCCATAGTAGGGAAGGAGTTATGTTATGCTTGTatgtcgatgacatactgatatctggaaccaacctcaaagttatTGAGGAATGAGGACTATCTCATAACTTTAAGATGAAAGATCTTGCTGtgactgatgttatcttgaacatcaagctgttgagagataaTGAGGGTGGCATTACACTTAtgtaatcccactatgttgagacttGACAAGATTCCGAGTCGCTTTGGTTATTCAGATTACAACTCTTCTCGAACACCATATGGTCCTAGTGTGCAAAtatgaaagtttaaaggcacaactatagatcacTTGAGTTACTCTCAAGTgattggttcacttatgtacctagcatgCGCTATGAGGCCTAACATtgagtttgctgtgagcaaactgagCCGATTTGTTTCCAATATGAAGGATGTACATTGGCATGCTGTTGGAAGAGTTATGCGCTATCTGAAAGGTACTATAAGTAATAGAATTCACTATACCGGATATCCGGTAGTACTCAAAGGGTGTAGTGACGCGAATTTGATTTCTGAtgttgatgagatgaaggccacaagTGGATGTGTTTACAGATGGAAGTGGCGTTCTTTCATGGAAGTCTTGCGAGCAAACCATCTTAACGATTTCAataatggaagcagaactcacaacaTTAGAAAAATCTTGCAATGAAGCAGAATGGCTTCAAGAGCTTTTGTTGGACTTATTAGTTGTTGAAAAGCCAATTCCGAATATCCTCATGAACTGGACTTGTCAAAGCAAGTAGTTCAAAGAACAACATGTAATCCAGAAAACATATAAGAAGAAGATTGAGATCTATCAGACATTTAAGTAACTCTGGAGTAATAGAGTTGGATTGTATCAGGTCGGCTAAGAATCTGACAGATCCCTTCACAAAAGCGTcaacacgtgttgtgatagaaaatgcatcgagggagacgggtatgagacccacatgagttgccatggtcgtAACCCAACCTATGTGTTCAGAGATCCTGTGAAGTAGGACAATGGAAAACAAACTACCAGTTAAccggaggagagtaactttactaacccactttgTTCGAGATGCACTACCCTCACAAAATGTATGGCGGGTTGACTTTcaacttaatgtgttctaaagcgtgTATAAGTAAGACGTTGTACTACATAGCAATCTTTGGAAGAACGCACCTATATAAGCCTGACTACTGGTCACGGTCTATGAGATAGGGTAGTCTTTAGTAAGCTAATGAATAGGCCAGgaatgtgactaatatgctccatacGCGGGATTAGCATTCGGAAGCCTAGTACTGGTAAGATAATTGGTGAAACTTCTTTAAGTTGAACTGACAATTCAtaatccattgttcagttgtggaGAAGTGTAGTTCTTTGCTCTAGGAGGATGTTCGACCTTAACTGGTCTCCATTGAAAATACTATCAAAACAATGTTTGGAACAGAGGACCACACAATGGGCctcgtgggggattgttgaattaTAGATGGACTTTAGGCCCATACAAACAGTAATTCCTAGAAAATCTCAAAGGCTCATGTAGGTTTTCATGACAAGGTGGGAAGTTTAGTACCACCTCGGTTTTGGAGGAGATTTGGGACCAACGTATAAGgaactctcttccacatgctactgGAGCTTGAGAACAGGAGTGGTACACGCGCACTTCTCCGCCGTGTGTTCCTCATGTTTTGTGAACGAGCCAAGCTGAGCTTGGACATTAGTGAAGTGTATATGTAGATTATCTAGCCCTTTCGATCAGTTCGGACTTTTAATtgtgttggctagtgcatgacgcTTACCATGGTATCAGAgtctaaggtcttgagttcaagtcctgacTTCCGTAATTTATCCAAAAATTGTCGCTGCCCTCCTTTGTCGATGTATAGGCCTCTTGAGTCATACCTCTGTGTCTATCCACGTCATTCGTGAGAGGGGGTGTTGAAGTGTATGTGGATTGCCTAGctctttccatcagttcggacttttggttgcgttgactAGTACATGAAGTTTAACATGGTATCAgggctaaggtcttgagttcaagtcatGTCTTTTGCAACCTATCCAAAAAATTGTTGTTGCCCCCCTAATAGATATGTGGTTTCTATGCCTAGCATGTTTACATATCAACATGAGATTAATACTGCTACTACTATCATCATGATTTATTTATGGGTTACTTAATCAGAATATTGCTAGTTTACCAAACATTTCCTACTTGATAACATCCAGGTCTAGATACATGGTAAGCCCGAGGACTAGCTTGTTACGGCCTGGAAGCCCAGTTGACACTGCAGTGACATATTGCACTACTGCTTGCCGATATCCAACATCTCCAAGTTCAGTTTCATTATCCATTGGACTGCAGGTGCATATCAACCTCAGGGTTCTAGTTCCATGACCATGGGCATGCGTCACATGATGAACTAGCAAACGCACACCGTGAAATTGGTCAGTGAATACCATGGGACTATTGTTGTCACTGATGACATGCCACTGAGCCTAATGAAGTTGAAATGAAGAAGGTGACAACTAGGATGGTGAGGATAATGAAAAGACAGACATAGatgaagagaggaaggagaaggctaGCTACTCACAAACACAAGGTTCATCGCGTCGCCAACATCCACCGTAGCAAAATCACATTGAAAAGAACTTTAGGGTTTAAAGCAAACATTTTAGAAGTTGTTATGGCCGTGGGTGCACAAGGCAGCAGGAGATAGGCATATTCGTGAAGACATTTGATAGGTTATGTTAAAGATATGAAGATtaagaaaaagaataaataagtGATAAATATCCTTGTTGGATACTGTTGGCTCAATAGGAAAGAGTCTGGTTAAATTAGGAAGAGTCCAATCGAATAGGAAGGTAGAGTTACGGTTTGGCCTTGAGTTCGGAACTTTGAATTGAGCTTTTGGATCAAGCAATGAAATCCCAACGCCTAAGAGATCACTTCCACTTCAGGAACAATCCCTGCTGCGGCTATTGAGGGTAAGTGCCTGATCTCTGGTCATCAGAGGATTATCTTACGCAAGCTATTACAGGCCAAACAATAGAACATATTTTTAGATAAATGATTCTAAATTCGGGATTCTAGTCTTCCAGGGAACATAGTCAAGGATCTAACATGGACATTTTCTAACTAGATTAGATTACCTCTGGATAGTAATTGCTGTCAATCTTCTGAATTTCAATGAACATCTCTCGTGCAGCTTTTGAAAAATTGTTCATGCCCTGAAATAACAGGAGTATCCAAATGAATATTATGGTGCATAGTAAAATAACCCCATCATGTGCTAGTGCGAGTACTAAAAATTAATAGCTTAGACATATGATAGTTTCATGAATGTACATTGCTGTTGCAGCCAAAAATTCCTAATGTAAATACAACTTGACAGAGGAACGGCCTTAAGAACGAACCAAGTtacatgacaacaaaaacaaattgAGTACCTGTTTCCAAGACAAAAGCTTGGTCTCAGTATCAGGCAATGAAGAAATGATCAAAGAGTTATGCAACTACCGTCTTCAATGCAACAATGGAATTAAGGTATAGCGCTGGGAAGAAGATTTCACAGACAGCAACGCACCAATCCTTTCACATCTAATATGGCTGTTGTAGACGATATGTGCTTCTTTGTGGCAAGAGAACATGCAGGATATCTCAAAGATAAAGTTTTCTCCTGTTCTGatatatgatattttatatatCGATCAATACTTGTCACTTGCATGAGCTTACTGAGATCCACTGACCCAATCCGTTCAATGTATAGTGGCCTTCCAAATCTGTCAACTCCATGAAATCCATGAGGATAGCATCGTTTTAatgcgtcaaattcctcaaatttaAAATCCTGAAACATAGAAACACCATTTCCCCTGTCAAGTTGTATTTACATTACTGTGGAACTAGAAATGTAGAAGGATGAAAGACAATTACGAGACTCTTTGGACGAATTGCAAACAGGAGTATTTAcaaatgacagccatggcataccTTTGCAATGGTATCAACAGCACAATCCTCACGCCATTTCAGCATATTCAAGAACATCTCTTTTGCCTTTATTATGTTGAATCCTCGCATTCTCAGAAAGCTACATGATGAAGATAGCAATCAGGCCAAGTCCATCTTCAATACAACATAAGAGTACGTCTGACCTCCTAACTGTTGAGATGTAAAATATCTCCCAGTTATTTAGGTGTATAATTTTGGTGATGTAACTATGTATAGAAGTACACAACATAGTTTCTGGATAATGGACAAAATTGAGATACCGTAGTAGGACATGGTGGTCATCAAACTTCTCTGGGAGCTGGTTGCTCGCACGAAGTGAGTCCCTCAAGGCTTGCACAGACTGCTCTTCTTTCTGGTCATGAATACCATTGGCAATACTCTGAGAAATTTTGATCTTGCTGTTCCTTCTAAGTAATTGCTCAATAGATCTGAAGCTCATCTTTGATATGGAGCTGTTTTTGTTATCCACTTGCAGGATGTGCCAGTAAGCTTCAAGTGGAAACTTGGTAAATTAGTTCTGACACACTGGTATTGAACCCTTCAAAAAAAGAAGGCAGACCATTAGAAGCAGGTTCGACTCCACTACGTTCGCTTGGCATTCCACTTTCTTTTATTTGATCAAACAATGTAAGCAAGCATACATAAAGCAGAGAGGAAAGCAAGAGTTTTAACTCTGCAAATCTATGGGAAACAATATGGTAGTTATGGTCATTAGAATTCTGTGTTGCGATTCTTTTCCTGTAATACCAACTTAAATTTTTAGAGTTTAATCTTTCATAAGTTAAAAGAAGTGGCATATTTAAGACCACCTATCCTATATAGCATAATATACTATCGTGAACTTTTGGTATCACCAagaaaagaagacgaagaaggtaTTCAATTGACAATCATGTTTGCCGTAATCTGATTGGCCAACAGTAACCTATTGCCAAATATAGCTAGATACTTTTGATTTCTTTTCTGTTCATGGATGCTGCTTTCCTTTTATACAATATTAATCCGGCCCACGCAGAAGATGGAAGAACTCAAGTATTCCACTTCTGCACGGTCCAACTGATGCACATGAGCGCAGCTACAATTTAAGGCGGCGCTGCAAGAAAATTAagaaagaaagagaaaatgaaacagtCACTGGTATGATAGACCCACAGCATCGCCTGTGTGCTAATAACATTGTGCAATTCCGCTAGTTTCAAATGCATGTCATGTACGTACTATGCACAAGCATAAGGAATTCGCACTTCAGCGATCTCAAGAACCAACATAGCACGGCTGGGGCAGGATCTTACCTAAGGTTGAAGCTCGGGGGTGCTGCCAATTATTTCACCAATAAACCAGGAGTCCCCCTCCGTCCTGGACTTGGAAGATATAAAATGGGGGCTGGGTCTCCCGGCCGGGCGTGGCATTACGTCGAACGCCTGGTGGGCGTGCCAGGCGGAAGGGAAAGGATGCTTCCGCGGGAGGCAAGATGAGGAATCCGGCGTCTCCCCCATGGACACGGCGCGGGAGAAGCTACGTGAAGCAGCCGCATACTCCTCCTCGGCCAGGCCCATCACGTGCGACTGCCGACTGCTTCGCTCCGGGAATCCATTGGCGTCGCTCGGAAGGTCTTAAAGCCTTCCCGCgtcactgacgtgtgggggcGATATGTATCGCCCCTTGCAGCAAACCAGGTGCCTCGCGTCGCTcgctacatgggcctggcccatctCACAACGGCAACCACGAGCGGCgagcgcacgcacgcacgcacggccGAGTTTACTTCGTTTTGTTTTTGTCTGAGCGACGAAAGCATCAGCACGGAAATGTTGAATAAGCAATcggagaaatgtggaatgtgtataGAAATATTATTGAATATGTACTCAAATACTGATAATAAAATTATCACGTATACATTTTTTAATCAAGCATTGAAAACAATGTTGAACTAATATTTGGAAAATGATAATCTAGCATTTGGGAAACATGAACTGTGAatagaaaaatgttgaccatgtattaaaaacTTCTTAATATTGCATTCGAAAATTCTTAATAAcacattttaaaaaaatgttacatGTGCGCAGAAAATATTGACCATGTATTACAAAAATGTTAATCTTGTATTTCAAAAATG
This window encodes:
- the LOC123428061 gene encoding phosphatidylinositol/phosphatidylcholine transfer protein SFH11 isoform X1 codes for the protein MSFRSIEQLLRRNSKIKISQSIANGIHDQKEEQSVQALRDSLRASNQLPEKFDDHHVLLRFLRMRGFNIIKAKEMFLNMLKWREDCAVDTIAKDFKFEEFDALKRCYPHGFHGVDRFGRPLYIERIGSVDLSKLMQVTSIDRYIKYHISEQEKTLSLRYPACSLATKKHISSTTAILDVKGLGMNNFSKAAREMFIEIQKIDSNYYPETLHQLYIINAGSGFRALWKVLKAFMEARTLKKIQVLGTNYLSTVLEAVEPSNLPEFLGGTCTCSATGGCLLQDKGPWTDAGIIRASKEPSARHVDSTCGRKRTLGMLFLEDNQVGNQMSENIHQKQANGQVSGKIQELEDCAAQTKETLETLICKQKELATHIEQLRELLRDDVLAEKKTSSQTLK
- the LOC123428061 gene encoding phosphatidylinositol/phosphatidylcholine transfer protein SFH11 isoform X2; this encodes MSFRSIEQLLRRNSKIKISQSIANGIHDQKEEQSVQALRDSLRASNQLPEKFDDHHVLLRFLRMRGFNIIKAKEMFLNMLKWREDCAVDTIAKDFKFEEFDALKRCYPHGFHGVDRFGRPLYIERIGSVDLSKLMQVTSIDRYIKYHISEQEKTLSLRYPACSLATKKHISSTTAILDVKGLGMNNFSKAAREMFIEIQKIDSNYYPETLHQLYIINAGSGFRALWKVLKAFMEARTLKKIQVLGTNYLSTVLEAVEPSNLPEFLGGTCTCSATGGCLLQDKGPWTDAGIIRASKVGNQMSENIHQKQANGQVSGKIQELEDCAAQTKETLETLICKQKELATHIEQLRELLRDDVLAEKKTSSQTLK
- the LOC123428061 gene encoding phosphatidylinositol/phosphatidylcholine transfer protein SFH11 isoform X3, with the translated sequence MRGFNIIKAKEMFLNMLKWREDCAVDTIAKDFKFEEFDALKRCYPHGFHGVDRFGRPLYIERIGSVDLSKLMQVTSIDRYIKYHISEQEKTLSLRYPACSLATKKHISSTTAILDVKGLGMNNFSKAAREMFIEIQKIDSNYYPETLHQLYIINAGSGFRALWKVLKAFMEARTLKKIQVLGTNYLSTVLEAVEPSNLPEFLGGTCTCSATGGCLLQDKGPWTDAGIIRASKEPSARHVDSTCGRKRTLGMLFLEDNQVGNQMSENIHQKQANGQVSGKIQELEDCAAQTKETLETLICKQKELATHIEQLRELLRDDVLAEKKTSSQTLK